AAGTGGCTGAGAGCGCCCCGCTCTATGCCCCGGTCGTGCGGGACGGCCAGGGGGAGGTCGAAGTGGTGCTGGGGGCCGGCCACCCGGGCTTCTCCGACCCCGCCTACCGGGCCAGGCGCAACGCCCTGGCCGCGCTGGCCCTCGACTGGCGCCCGGGCCGGCCCATCCCCCGGCCCCAGTACACGGCCGTCGAGCACGGCGTGTGGCGGGCCATCGCCGTCGAGCTCGCCCCCCTCCACCACCGCCACGCCTGCCGGGCGTTCCTTGAGGCCAAGGAGGAGCTGGGCCTACCTGCCGACCACGTGCCCCAGCTCGACGAGGTCACCGCCCGCCTCCGGCCACTGACCGGGTTCACCTACGTGCCGGTGGCCGGCCTGGCCCCCCTGCGGGACTTCTACGGGGCATTCGCGGCGGGCACGTTCTGCTCCACCCAGTACCTACGCCACCCGTCCGTGCCCCTCTACACGCCCGAGCCCGACGTGGTCCACGAGGTGGTGGGCCACGCCAACCAGCTCGCCTGCCCGGAGATGGCCGCCCTCTACCGGATGGTGGGCCAGGCCGTGGCCCGCACCCGCTCGGGCCCGGCCCTGCGCTTTCTGTCCCGGGTCTTCTGGTTCACGCTGGAGTTCGGCGTGGTGTGGGAGGACGGTGAGCTCAAGGCCTACGGAGCGGGCATCCTGTCGTCGGCGGGCGAGTCCCGGGCGTTCGGGGGGGCCGACGTCCGGGACCTCGACCTGGCCGAGATGGGCACGCTGGCCTACGACATCACCCGCTTCCAGCCGGTCCTCTACGCGGCCCGCTCCATGGCCCACCTGTTCGACGAGCTCTCCGGCTTCTTCTCCGCCTTCGACGACGAGACCTACCGGCGCCACACACACCAGGAGGCCGCCTGATGGTCGCCACTGCCCGCCCCACCCACCCCGTCCGCCACCCGAGCACGGTCGCCCCCCGGGAGCTGCTGAGGGGCTGGGACGCGGTCGAGCTGTGGGTGGGCAACGCCCGGGCCGTGGCCGGGTTCCTGTGCTCGTCGTTCGGCTTCCGGGTCACGGCCTACGCCGGGCCGGAGACGGGCTGGCCCGACCGGGCCTCCTACGTGGTCGAGCAGGGGCGCATCCGCTTCGTGGTCACGGCCGGCCTCGAACCGGGGTCAGCCGTGTGCGACCACGTCCGCCGTCACGGCGACGGCGTGCACGACGTGGCCTTCACGGTGTCGGATGCCATCGCCGCCTTCCGGGCGGCCACCGAGCGGGGGGCGCCGGCCATCGACGCGCCCCACGACGTGGCCGACGCCCACGGGACCGTCCGCCTGGCCTCCATCGCCACCTACGGCGACACCCGCCACACGTTCGTCGACCGCGCCCGCTACCACGGTCCCTACCGGCCGGGTTACAGCACTGACCGCCTGCCCCCCGAGCCGGCCGGCACCCCGGTCGGCCTCGACCGCATCGACCACGTGGTGGCCAACGTCGGCAAGGGCGACCTCGACCGCTGGGTCGACTTCTACCGCTCGGTGCTGGGGTTCGAACGGCTGCGCCACTTCGACGACTCCCAGATCTCCACCCGCTACTCGGCCCTCATGTCGACGGTGGTGTGGGACGGCAGCGAGATCGTCCTGCCCATCAACGAGCCGGCCGACGGGCTGCGAAAGAGCCAGGTCCAGGAGTACCTCGACACCTACCACGGGCCGGGAGTGCAGCACATCGCCCTGCGGACCGAGGACATCGTGGCCGCGGTGTCGTCCCTGCGGGCGCGGGGCCTGCGGTTCCTGGAGGCGCCGCCCTCGTACTACGCCGACGTGCGGGACCGCCTCGGCCACCTCGACCTGCCCTGGGACGACCTCCAACGTCTCGGCATCCTGGTCGACGAGGAGCCCGACGGCTGGCTGCTGCAGATATTCACCGAGACGGTCACCGACCGGCCCACCCTGTTCGTCGAGATCATCCAGCGGGGCGGCGCCCGGGGGTTCGGGCAGGGCAACTTCAAGGCCCTCTTCGAGGCCTTCGAGCGCGAGCAGGCCCGGCGGGGCCACCTGTGAGGCCACGGGTGTGAACGAGGCCGGCTTCGGTGTCGAGAACCTGCCCTACGGCGTGGCCCGCCTGCCCGGTGGGCGGGTGGTGTGCGTGACGGCCCTCGACGGGGGCGTGGTCGACCTGGCCGGGCTGGCCGAGGGCGGGGCCTTCGACCGCGTACCGGGCCTGGCCCCGGGGGCGCTGGCCCGGCCATCGCTCAACCGGTTCCTGGCCGGCGGCCGGCGGGCGTGGTCGGGGGTGCGGGCGGTCGTGGCCGAGATGGCGGACGCGGGCGACGAGCGGGTGACGGCCGCCACCGTGCCCATGGGTTCGGTCGAGCTGCTGCTGCCGGTGGCCGTGGGCGACTTCGTGGACTTCACGGCCTCGCGCCACCACGCCGTGAACATGGCCGCCCTGCTGCGGCCGGGGTCGCCCCCACCGGGGCCCGAGTGGGACCGTTTCCCGCGTGGCTACCACAGCCGGGCCGGAGCGGTCGTGGTCTCGGGCACTCCCGTGCGCCGTCCCTGGGGACCGCGGGCCGGCGGCGCCGGGACCGGGCCCACGCGGGCCCTCGACTTCGAGGCCGAGATCGGGTTCGTGGTCGGCGCTCCCAACCGGGAGGGGCGGCCGGTGCCCGCCACTTTCGAGGCGCTGGCCGACCACGTGGCCGGGGTCGTCGTGCTCAACGACTGGAGCGCCCGTGACGTCCAGAGTGTCGAGTCCCACCCCCTGGGCCCCCTGCTCTCGAAGTCGTTCGCCACCTCGATGTCGCCGTGGGTCGTCACCCTCGACGCCCTCGAACCCTGGCGGCTGCCCGGGGGCGGCTACCGGCTGGAGCTCTACGTCGCCCTGGAGGCAGCCGGCGGCGGTGGGCGGGTGACCGTCAGCCGGCCCCGGTTCGACGACCTGCACTGGACGATGGCCGAACTGCTGGCCCACGCCACCCTCAACGG
This portion of the Actinomycetota bacterium genome encodes:
- a CDS encoding phenylalanine 4-monooxygenase, translating into MAESAPLYAPVVRDGQGEVEVVLGAGHPGFSDPAYRARRNALAALALDWRPGRPIPRPQYTAVEHGVWRAIAVELAPLHHRHACRAFLEAKEELGLPADHVPQLDEVTARLRPLTGFTYVPVAGLAPLRDFYGAFAAGTFCSTQYLRHPSVPLYTPEPDVVHEVVGHANQLACPEMAALYRMVGQAVARTRSGPALRFLSRVFWFTLEFGVVWEDGELKAYGAGILSSAGESRAFGGADVRDLDLAEMGTLAYDITRFQPVLYAARSMAHLFDELSGFFSAFDDETYRRHTHQEAA
- the hppD gene encoding 4-hydroxyphenylpyruvate dioxygenase — its product is MVATARPTHPVRHPSTVAPRELLRGWDAVELWVGNARAVAGFLCSSFGFRVTAYAGPETGWPDRASYVVEQGRIRFVVTAGLEPGSAVCDHVRRHGDGVHDVAFTVSDAIAAFRAATERGAPAIDAPHDVADAHGTVRLASIATYGDTRHTFVDRARYHGPYRPGYSTDRLPPEPAGTPVGLDRIDHVVANVGKGDLDRWVDFYRSVLGFERLRHFDDSQISTRYSALMSTVVWDGSEIVLPINEPADGLRKSQVQEYLDTYHGPGVQHIALRTEDIVAAVSSLRARGLRFLEAPPSYYADVRDRLGHLDLPWDDLQRLGILVDEEPDGWLLQIFTETVTDRPTLFVEIIQRGGARGFGQGNFKALFEAFEREQARRGHL
- a CDS encoding fumarylacetoacetate hydrolase family protein: MNEAGFGVENLPYGVARLPGGRVVCVTALDGGVVDLAGLAEGGAFDRVPGLAPGALARPSLNRFLAGGRRAWSGVRAVVAEMADAGDERVTAATVPMGSVELLLPVAVGDFVDFTASRHHAVNMAALLRPGSPPPGPEWDRFPRGYHSRAGAVVVSGTPVRRPWGPRAGGAGTGPTRALDFEAEIGFVVGAPNREGRPVPATFEALADHVAGVVVLNDWSARDVQSVESHPLGPLLSKSFATSMSPWVVTLDALEPWRLPGGGYRLELYVALEAAGGGGRVTVSRPRFDDLHWTMAELLAHATLNGSAVRTGDLFGCGTTSGPSPGALGCLAELTGAGARPLVLPGGSTRAWLEDGDTVTIGASAGGDGRPVVSLGAVTGTVLAALPSVRTEA